Proteins encoded in a region of the Quercus lobata isolate SW786 chromosome 8, ValleyOak3.0 Primary Assembly, whole genome shotgun sequence genome:
- the LOC115957288 gene encoding disease resistance protein At4g27190-like — protein MDVGPIFEIAKMIFAPIHEYYNNYRGADERRIILKNKWRDLERRKLDTSSRMEAQLLPGKTPKEEVQGWIQDVEMMNDEIEAIEREAREGKCFSRARIGKLALKKIGEVEELYQRGAFTDSLVIDPPPSNGEIMSTPTLIGESTAKRVMEEIWAWVLDDDVRKIGLYGMGGIGKSTVMEHINNRLLKEKNKFNSVIWVTVSKSLNVIQLQHDIARKLDLNLAKVEDVRERAAKLKAKLEDKNRHVLVLDDMWEAFALEKVGIPEPTSANGCKLVLTTRLLDVCRGMSCKDIKMELLSKEEAQKLFLDKMERDVFNIPNLKPMAKEVLERCAQLPLAIVTIAASFKPLINDYEWRDALEELRTSVIRTNNREEQVLETLKFSYERLKGEKLKQCLLHCALYPEDFKIDKQELIEHLIDEGIIERMKNRQAEFDRGYSILSKLENACLLEGGNDNFVKMHDLVRDMVLQVASPEFMVEGHLGLEDFSDEGKWREDLVKASLMYKDISTIPSNVSPRCPNLSTLLLQGNKSLKNVPDSLFEHLRRLKVLDLSDTAIESLPNSVFSLENLTTLRLRWCENLKQVPSLAKLTALRKLDLEGAGITEVPDGLEMLVNLKFLNLNASELKVMPLGILPKISHLQYLIVYWHSMATIVNEEEMASLKELEAFAGIFDDADKFSLYIRSLENRRLACYQIRAGKWGEGFRISPYRLVGKGVNIIGCNLRRGDALVLPKDVQSVEIAVCHDLKSLCDVPSLNHTSELQRIHLNRCGGIEHVLSFSSSCTLPLLQTLERLELLNLDNLRVLFWKEKAASTWIPSDTFSSLKIIYLCMCSKIKKLFPPGLLLHLHNLEIIRVYRCEQVEEIIGEASDEFEEEIKEEEEGMDTNKITLPNLRVLELRYLPELKTICSSNKVIVCDSLEMIELRECPKVKRLPLSLPRLSNGQLSAPPSLQHVLIYSSGGIWWESLEWDCPDTKNVLQPFFGIP, from the coding sequence ATGGATGTTGGTCCGATTTTCGAGATTGCAAAAATGATATTTGCTCCAATTCATGAATACTACAATAATTATAGAGGCGCTGATGAACGTAGGATAATTCTCAAGAACAAATGGCGGGATTTAGAACGTCGGAAGTTAGACACATCCTCTAGAATGGAAGCACAACTTCTTCCAGGAAAGACACCAAAGGAAGAAGTTCAAGGATGGATCCAAGATGTAGAAATGATGAATGATGAAATAGAAGCCATTGAACGCGAAGCTAGAGAAGGGAAGTGTTTCTCACGTGCACGCATAGGAAAACTTGCTTTGAAGAAGATAGGAGAGGTGGAAGAACTTTATCAAAGGGGTGCTTTCACTGATAGTTTGGTCATTGATCCACCTCCAAGCAATGGAGAAATAATGTCAACACCAACTTTGATTGGGGAAAGCACTGCTAAAAGAGTAATGGAAGAAATTTGGGCATGGGTGTTGGATGATGATGTTAGAAAGATTGGCCTTTATGGAATGGGAGGTATAGGGAAATCGACTGTCATGGAGCACATCAATAATCGtctattaaaagagaaaaacaaatttaatagTGTCATTTGGGTCACTGTATCAAAGTCTTTAAATGTTATCCAATTACAACATGATATTGCACGCAAGTTGGATTTAAATCTCGCAAAAGTTGAGGATGTAAGAGAAAGGGCTGCCAAGTTAAAGGCAAAATTGGAAGATAAGAATAGACATGTGCTAGTCTTAGATGATATGTGGGAAGCATTTGCTCTTGAAAAAGTAGGAATTCCAGAGCCTACTTCAGCAAATGGATGCAAATTAGTATTGACAACTCGTCTTCTTGACGTTTGTCGAGGAATGAGTTGTAAGGATATTAAAATGGAGCTTCTTTCAAAAGAGGAGGCACAGAAGTTGTTTTTGGATAAAATGGAGCGTGATGTTTTTAATATTCCAAATTTGAAACCAATGGCAAAAGAGGTTCTTGAAAGATGTGCTCAATTGCCTCTTGCAATTGTTACAATAGCTGCAAGTTTCAAACCCTTAATCAATGATTATGAGTGGAGAGATGCATTGGAAGAGTTAAGGACATCAGTAATAAGGACCAACAATAGAGAGGAGCAGGTGCTTGAGACGCTTAAATTTAGTTATGAACGATTGAAAGGTGAGAAACTTAAACAGTGTCTCTTGCATTGTGCACTATACCCTGAAGACTTCAAGATTGACAAACAAGAGTTGATagaacatttgattgatgaggGAATTATTGAAAGAATGAAGAATAGGCAAGCGGAGTTTGATAGGGGCTATTCAATATTGAGTAAACTTGAAAATGCTTGCTTATTGGAAGGTGGAAATGATAATTTTGTGAAGATGCATGATTTGGTAAGAGACATGGTCCTCCAGGTTGCAAGTCCTGAATTTATGGTAGAAGGTCACTTGGGATTGGAAGATTTTTCAGATGAAGGAAAATGGAGAGAGGATCTTGTAAAGGCTTCTTTGATGTACAAGGACATATCAACAATCCCTTCTAATGTATCACCCAGGTGTCCTAACCTTTCAACCTTGTTGCTACAAGGTaacaaatcattaaaaaatgtcCCAGATTCTTTGTTTGAGCATTTGCGTAGGCTCAAGGTTCTTGATTTATCAGATACTGCTATTGAATCTCTGCCGAATTCTGTCTTTAGCTTGGAGAATCTTACTACATTAAGGCTTAGATGGTGTGAAAACTTGAAGCAGGTGCCTTCATTAGCAAAACTTACAGCATTGAGGAAGTTAGACCTTGAGGGAGCAGGAATTACGGAAGTACCTGATGGTTTAGAAATGTTGGTCAACTTAAAATTCCTCAATTTGAATGCGAGTGAACTAAAAGTCATGCCACTTGGGATTTTACCGAAAATCTCTCATTTACAGTACCTCATAGTTTATTGGCATTCGATGGCAACAATAGTGAACGAAGAGGAGATGGCAAGCTTAAAGGAATTGGAAGCTTTTGCAGGCATTTTTGATGACGCAGACAAGTTCAGTCTGTATATCAGATCCTTAGAGAACAGGCGACTTGCATGTTACCAAATTCGAGCGGGGAAGTGGGGGGAGGGCTTCAGAATTTCACCATATAGATTGGTCGGCAAAGGAGTAAATATAATAGGGTGCAATTTAAGAAGAGGAGATGCCCTAGTGCTACCGAAAGACGTGCAATCCGTAGAAATTGCAGTATGTCACGATTTAAAAAGTTTATGCGATGTTCCATCTTTGAACCACACAAGTGAATTACAACGTATACATCTAAATCGTTGTGGAGGAATAGAGCacgttctttctttttcttcttcttgtacccttcctcttcttcaaacTCTAGAGAGATTAGAGCTTTTAAATTTGGATAACTTACGCGTATTATTTTGGAAAGAGAAAGCTGCATCGACATGGATCCCATCTGACACCTTTTCCTCtctcaaaataatttatttatgcaTGTGTTCTAAGATAAAGAAGTTGTTTCCACCTGGGTTGCTGCTACACCTACACAACCTGGAAATTATTAGGGTCTACAGATGTGAGCAAGTAGAGGAAATAATAGGAGAAGCAAGTGatgaatttgaagaagaaataaaagaagaggAGGAAGGAATGGACACTAACAAAATCACTCTCCCCAATTTGAGGGTTTTAGAATTACGGTACCTACCGGAACTGAAGACCATCTGTAGTAGCAATAAAGTAATAGTTTGTGATTCTCTTGAAATGATTGAGTTACGTGAATGTCCAAAGGTAAAGAGACTCCCTCTCTCTCTGCCTCGTCTTAGTAATGGACAACTATCTGCTCCCCCTTCTCTTCAACACGTTTTGATTTATTCATCGGGCGGCATATGGTGGGAATCGCTGGAGTGGGACTGTCCCGACACTAAGAATGTCCTTCAACCCTTTTTTGGTATTCCGTGA